The sequence GCACCAGAACCAGCGTCCGCATGCATCCTCCTCGATCGCTTCGTCGTCGCGCGCACAATAGCGCGGAGCGTGGCTGGCCAAAAGCGGCCGTGCACGGCAAAGCATAGGCCGAGGGGAATGACGAGATGGCGACACCGCCCAAGACGAGACCGCAAGCGCGCGACCTGACCAGCGGGCCGATCGGCCGCACCTTGCTGCTGTTCGCACTGCCGACGCTGGGCGCCAACGTGCTGCAGTCGCTCAACGGCTCGATCAACGCCATCTGGATCGGGCGGCTGCTGGGCGAGAGCGCGCTGGCGGCGACCTCCAACGCCAATCTCGTCATGTTTCTGATGTTCTCGCTCGGCTTCGGCTTCGGCATGGCGGCGACGATCCTCGTCGGCCAGAGCATGGGTGCGCGCGACATCGTCGGCGCGCGGCGCGCCTTCGGCACCGCTATGGGGTTGTTCACGATCGTCTCGGTGGTGATCGCCGTCGCCGGCTGGCTGCTCGCGCCGCACCTGTTGCGGCTGCTGTCGACGCCGCCGGCGGCGCAGGCCTTCGCGCTCGCTTATCTGCGCGTGATCTTCCTCGCGCTGCCGCCGATGTTCCTCGGCCTGATGATCTCGATGGCGCTGCGCGGCACCGGCGATTCGATCACGCCCTTCTGGTTCATGATCCTGAACGTCGCGATCGACGCCGGGCTCAACCCTTTCTTCATCCGCGGCTTCGGCCCGCTGCCGCCGCTGGGCATCGCCGGCTCTGCGATGACGACGCTGATCGCCAACTATGTCGTGCTGATCGGCGTCACGATCTACATCTACGCGCGCAACCTGCCGATCCGCCTGCGCGGAAGCGAATGGCGCTTCCTGCTGCCCGATCCGGCCTTGCTCAGGGTGATCGTGGTCAAGGGGCTGCCGATGGGCCTGCAGATGCTGGTCATGTCCTTTTCCGCGCTGGTGATGATCGGGCTGGTCAACCGCGCGGGCGTGGAGACGACCGCCGCCTATGGCGTCGCGCAGCAATTATGGACCTATGTGCAGATGCCGGCGATGGCGATCGGCGCGGCGGTCTCGGCCATGGCTGCGCAGAATATCGGTGCGCGCCGCTGGGATCGCGTCGGCCGCATCACCACGGTGGGGGTAGCGGTGAACGTCGCCATGACCGCGGCGATCCTGCTCGTGATCTTCGTGTCGGATCATGCGACGATGGCCTTGTTCGTCGGCCGTGGCAGCCCCGCCATCCCGATCGCGATCCACATCCAGAAGATCGCGAGCTGGAGCTTCATCCTGTTCGGCATCACGTTGGTGCTGTTCGCCACCGTGCGCGCCAACGGCGCGGTGTTCGCGCCTTTGCTGATCCTCGCCTTCGGCGTGTTCGTCGCGCGCATCGCCTTTGCCTGGGCGCTGATGCCGCGCTTCGGCACCGAGGTGTTGTGGTGGAGCTTCCCGTTCGGATCGAGCATCACGGCGGTGATGGCGGTGCTCTACTATCGCTATGGCAACTGGCGCGCGCGTGGGCTGGTCGGCGCGACGATCGAGGCGGAGGCGGCGCAGGATCAGGCGAGCGCCGACGGCGAGGCAGGCGGGCGGCTGAACCCTGCGGCGTGAGCGTCGTTCACCACGTGCCCGAATTGACGCGGCACCCCGGCGACCCTATCTCCGCGCGGTTCTGACGTTGGGAACGCGGACCCGGTTCTTCCGGCTTCCGCGTGTCATCTTTTTTTGGGAAATCGCATGTTCGCCGGCATTGCCAAGGCCATCTTCGGGTCGTCCAACGACCGCTACGTCAAGTCGATGCAGCCGGTCGTGGCCAAGATCGCCTCCTATGAAGCGGCGGTGCAGGCGCTGTCGGACGATGAGCTGGCCGCGCAGACGGTGCGCTTCCGCGAGCGGCTGGCGGCGGGCGAAACGCTCGACGCGCTGCTGCCCGAGGCGTTCGCGACCGTGCGCGAGTCCGCCAAGCGCGTGCTTGGCCAGCGCCATTACGATGTCCAGATGATCGGCGGCATCACGCTCCATCGCGGCGAGATCGCCGAGATGCGCACCGGCGAGGGCAAGACGCTGGTGGCAACCCTGGCGGTCTACCTCAACGCGTTGACGGGGCAGGGCGTCCACGTCGTCACCGTGAACGATTATCTCGCCAGCCGCGACGCGGGCTGGATGGGCCAGGTCTATCGCTTCCTCGGGCTTACCGTGGGCGTGATCGTGCCCAACCTGTCGGACGAACAAAGGCGCGACGCCTATAACAGCGACATCACCTACGGCACGAACAACGAGTTCGGCTTCGATTACCTGCGCGACAACATGAAGTATGACCGCGCGCAGATGGTGCAGCGGCCGTTCGCCTACGCCGTGGTCGACGAGGTCGACTCGGTCCTGATCGACGAGGCACGCACGCCGCTCATCATCTCCGGCCCGACTGAGGATCGATCGGAGCTGTACATGCAGGTCGACGCCATCGTGAAGGTGATGGATTCGGGCGATTACGAGCATGACGAGAAGGCGCGCTCGGTGATCCTGACCGAGGACGGCACCGAGCGTATGGAGCGCGCGCTGGAGGCGGCCGGGCTGCTCCAGGGCGACAATCTCTACGATTTCGAGAATACGCAGGTCGTCCACCATCTGAACCAGGCGCTGCGGGCGAATGTCGCGTTCAAGCGCGACACCGATTACATCGTCAAGGACGGCAAGGTCGTCATCATCGACGAGTTCACCGGCCGCATGATGGACGGGCGGCGCTGGTCCGACGGGCTCCACCAGGCGGTCGAGGCCAAGGAGGGCGTCAATATCGAGCCCGAGAACCAGACGCTCGCCTCGATCACCTTCCAGAATTATTTCCGCATGTACCCGAAGATCGGCGGCATGACCGGCACCGCCGCGACCGAGGCGCACGAATTCTACCAGATCTACAAGATCAACGTCGTCTCGATCCCGACCAACATCCCGGTCAAGCGGATCGACGAGGAAGACGAATTCTACAAGAATATCCGCGACAAATATGCTGCGATCGCCAAGTCGATCCGCAGCAAGCAGGATAGCGGCCAGCCGGTGCTGGTCGGCACCGTGTCGATCGAGAAGTCGGAACTGCTGTCCGAATATCTGACGGCGGAGGGCGTCCGCCACAACGTGCTCAACGCGCGCCATCACGAGCAGGAATCGCACCTCGTGGCGCAGGCGGGCCGGCTTGGCGCCGTCACCATCGCCACCAACATGGCCGGTCGCGGCACCGACATTCAGCTCGGCGGCAATCTCGAGATGCGGCTGATCGACGAGCATGCCGATCTCGAGATCGGCACGCCGGAGTTCGACGCCGCCGCCGCGCGCATCAAGGCCGAGATCGCGGTCGAGAAGGAGGCGGTGCTCGCCGCCGGCGGCCTGTTCGTGCTCGGCACCGAGCGGCACGAGAGCCGGCGTATCGACAATCAGCTCCGCGGCCGTTCGGGCCGGCAGGGCGATCCGGGCCTCAGCCGCTTCTACCTCAGTCTCGACGACGATCTGATGCGGATCTTCGGCCCGCAGACGATGTTCGCCAAGATGCTGAACAAGAATCTGGAGGATGGCGAGGCGATCGTCTCGCCGTGGATTTCCAAGGCGATCGAGACCGCGCAGCGCAAGGTCGAGGCGCGCAACTACGATATCCGCAAGCAGGTCGTCGAGTATGACGACGTGATGAACGACCAGCGCAAAGTCGTCTACGAGCAGCGCTCGGACATCATGGATGCCGAGGCGGTCGACGACGTCGTCGCCGACATGCGCGCCGAGACGATCAACGCGATCGTCGCCGATGCCTGCCCCGCCGGCTCCTATCCCGAGCAGTGGAATATCGAGGGCCTGAAGGAGTCGGTCAGCTCGATCTTCGACCTCCAGCCGCCGATCGACGACTGGATAAAGGAGGAGATGCTCGAGCCCGAATTGCTCGCCACCCGCATCGCCGAGGCGGCGGCCGAGGTGCTCGACGCGCGCAAGGCCGAGGTCGGCCCCGAAAG is a genomic window of Sphingomonas nostoxanthinifaciens containing:
- a CDS encoding MATE family efflux transporter yields the protein MATPPKTRPQARDLTSGPIGRTLLLFALPTLGANVLQSLNGSINAIWIGRLLGESALAATSNANLVMFLMFSLGFGFGMAATILVGQSMGARDIVGARRAFGTAMGLFTIVSVVIAVAGWLLAPHLLRLLSTPPAAQAFALAYLRVIFLALPPMFLGLMISMALRGTGDSITPFWFMILNVAIDAGLNPFFIRGFGPLPPLGIAGSAMTTLIANYVVLIGVTIYIYARNLPIRLRGSEWRFLLPDPALLRVIVVKGLPMGLQMLVMSFSALVMIGLVNRAGVETTAAYGVAQQLWTYVQMPAMAIGAAVSAMAAQNIGARRWDRVGRITTVGVAVNVAMTAAILLVIFVSDHATMALFVGRGSPAIPIAIHIQKIASWSFILFGITLVLFATVRANGAVFAPLLILAFGVFVARIAFAWALMPRFGTEVLWWSFPFGSSITAVMAVLYYRYGNWRARGLVGATIEAEAAQDQASADGEAGGRLNPAA
- the secA gene encoding preprotein translocase subunit SecA, producing the protein MFAGIAKAIFGSSNDRYVKSMQPVVAKIASYEAAVQALSDDELAAQTVRFRERLAAGETLDALLPEAFATVRESAKRVLGQRHYDVQMIGGITLHRGEIAEMRTGEGKTLVATLAVYLNALTGQGVHVVTVNDYLASRDAGWMGQVYRFLGLTVGVIVPNLSDEQRRDAYNSDITYGTNNEFGFDYLRDNMKYDRAQMVQRPFAYAVVDEVDSVLIDEARTPLIISGPTEDRSELYMQVDAIVKVMDSGDYEHDEKARSVILTEDGTERMERALEAAGLLQGDNLYDFENTQVVHHLNQALRANVAFKRDTDYIVKDGKVVIIDEFTGRMMDGRRWSDGLHQAVEAKEGVNIEPENQTLASITFQNYFRMYPKIGGMTGTAATEAHEFYQIYKINVVSIPTNIPVKRIDEEDEFYKNIRDKYAAIAKSIRSKQDSGQPVLVGTVSIEKSELLSEYLTAEGVRHNVLNARHHEQESHLVAQAGRLGAVTIATNMAGRGTDIQLGGNLEMRLIDEHADLEIGTPEFDAAAARIKAEIAVEKEAVLAAGGLFVLGTERHESRRIDNQLRGRSGRQGDPGLSRFYLSLDDDLMRIFGPQTMFAKMLNKNLEDGEAIVSPWISKAIETAQRKVEARNYDIRKQVVEYDDVMNDQRKVVYEQRSDIMDAEAVDDVVADMRAETINAIVADACPAGSYPEQWNIEGLKESVSSIFDLQPPIDDWIKEEMLEPELLATRIAEAAAEVLDARKAEVGPESWGGIEKSVLLQTLDHHWKEHLSTLDALRQVIHLRAYAQKTPINEYKQEAFALFERMLSAIREDVTRTISTIRFNFAPPADFAQLPPMPDFVTTHFDPLSGLDDTFDRDAGTMGYITASMPPLQIAQPDMPTELGSDPADWVGKVSRNSPCPCGTGRKYKHCHGQL